TACGAGGAAAACAAATAAATGAAAAAATTACCTGTTTGTATAATGACCGCAGTGGTCTTCGCTAGTGCCGTGCTGTCACCAATTGCCAGTGTTATGTCTGTTAGTGCCGATGATGCCAATTCAGCGCAGAGCAGTCAAGCAACCACCGATAATGGCGTGGTTGCAGTTGCGGCGTCATACTTAAATGACAACAATATTAAGTATGTGGTAGTTAACAACACCAAAGGAATTTACTACTACCAACAACCGGATTTAACCACTGGGAAAGTGACTCCACTCGTGAAGGCGGGAACATTGATTCCGTTGGCTGCTAACCCAATTGTACAATCAGGTAACACGACGCGCTTGAAGACGGCTAATGGTTACTATATTTCGGGAAATACCGAATATGTGCAAGTCGTTGATGCCAATAAAGTCTTCATTGATAATCCAGGTAATGTCGTCGCGCAAAAAAATGTGACGCTTTACAGTGACGCTGAAGGTACTGTCGCGAAGGGAACGATCGCAAAAGATAGTTTGGCAACAGTAACTGCGGTTTCATTTGCAAGTACTGGTAAGGCCATGCTCCAAGTTAGCGGTGGCTACGTTGAAAACGACAAGAGTAATTTTAAAGTGATTACCGGTAAGTTGACCAATTACTTAACGGCCAACGCGTCACAAGTTATCTTGAAGAAGAGTACTAACGAATACGGTGATGTTAACTTGAAAAACAAAGTTAAATCATTGAAAATGGGTACAATTGTTAAGATTTCGGGCTTGGCATGGTCAAATGGTGGCACTCCCCGCTTGAAAATGGCGAACGGGCACTATTTAACCGCAAATGTCGCGAATGTGATTGTACCAACTAAAAATATTAAGAGCTATTATGTCACTAATCCTAAGAAGTTAGTTAGTGTTAAAAAAGTTAACGGTTACCGCGAAGTGGCCGCCCCAGCTTCTTCTAAAAACAATGGTTTTGCAGCGGGAACATACTTTACAGTTAAGGCTCTCGAATATACTAGCGCAGGCGTACCACGTTTTAAGTTGAGTAATGGTTTGTATGTGACAGCGGCGAAAAAGTCATACCGGACGAAGCTTGTGAAAACGATTAGCAACTACTGGACGATTAAGCTTGGCAAGACCAAGTTGGTAAAGAAACTCTACTTGTATAAAGATGCTAACTTGAAAAAACGGGTTAAGGCATACAAAAAAGGCACAGCTGTCAACGTAACCGGTGTTAGTTGGACCAAGGGTGGAACACCACGCTTGAAGGTTAAGGGCGGTTATCTCTCAGCAACTAAAAAGGCCTATGCTTATAAATTAAAGGCTGTCAAAATCAAGTCCCCTGGTGCGAGCGCGAGTGTTGGTAGCAACAAAGTTAACACGTATATTATGAGCAATTACTTCGGTAAAAATGCTAAAGTAACCAAGAAAATCGATAAAATTTTCCCTAAGAATAAGTGGCGCAAGGGTGTGTCTAAACCTGAAGGAATTGTGGTTCACGAAACGGCAAATCCAACGTCAACTTTGAAAAATGAAATTGCATATATGAAGGCGCACTACCAAAATGCGTTTGTGCATACCTTTATTGATGGTAGCACCATTGAAAATATCGCGGACACGAGCTATTTGGCATGGGGCTCTGGTTACTATGCTAACCA
This is a stretch of genomic DNA from Periweissella cryptocerci. It encodes these proteins:
- a CDS encoding DUF5776 domain-containing protein is translated as MKKLPVCIMTAVVFASAVLSPIASVMSVSADDANSAQSSQATTDNGVVAVAASYLNDNNIKYVVVNNTKGIYYYQQPDLTTGKVTPLVKAGTLIPLAANPIVQSGNTTRLKTANGYYISGNTEYVQVVDANKVFIDNPGNVVAQKNVTLYSDAEGTVAKGTIAKDSLATVTAVSFASTGKAMLQVSGGYVENDKSNFKVITGKLTNYLTANASQVILKKSTNEYGDVNLKNKVKSLKMGTIVKISGLAWSNGGTPRLKMANGHYLTANVANVIVPTKNIKSYYVTNPKKLVSVKKVNGYREVAAPASSKNNGFAAGTYFTVKALEYTSAGVPRFKLSNGLYVTAAKKSYRTKLVKTISNYWTIKLGKTKLVKKLYLYKDANLKKRVKAYKKGTAVNVTGVSWTKGGTPRLKVKGGYLSATKKAYAYKLKAVKIKSPGASASVGSNKVNTYIMSNYFGKNAKVTKKIDKIFPKNKWRKGVSKPEGIVVHETANPTSTLKNEIAYMKAHYQNAFVHTFIDGSTIENIADTSYLAWGSGYYANQRFVQFEQVRVHSKNDFAKEINNAAYYSAYILKQYGLKPSLANKNATGTLWSHNDVSNWLGGTDHTDPVAYWKASGTQWFGTNYTMNDFYQLVKAYYASI